One genomic segment of Amycolatopsis sp. Hca4 includes these proteins:
- a CDS encoding enoyl-CoA hydratase-related protein, giving the protein MTEYQHILVKRDGDTVTITMNRAARRNSLSAEHLAELLAAFHEAGTSDATGIVLAGAGPVFSAGHDFGDVAARDLMGVRELLRLCTDLMQTMQSVPQVVIARVHGLATAAGCQLVASCDLAIAAESAGFALPGGKGGWFCHTPAVPVARSIGRKRLMELALTGDVIDAPTALDWGLVNRVVPDEQLDDAVAELLGRATRGSRASKTMGKVTLYAQLDRPEADAYAIALEVMASASQLPGAREGMAAFLEKRKPSWPD; this is encoded by the coding sequence ATGACCGAGTACCAGCACATCCTGGTCAAGCGCGACGGTGACACCGTCACGATCACGATGAACCGGGCGGCCCGGCGCAACTCGCTGTCCGCCGAGCACCTCGCCGAGCTGCTCGCCGCGTTCCACGAGGCGGGGACGTCCGACGCGACGGGCATCGTGCTGGCCGGCGCGGGCCCGGTGTTCTCGGCCGGCCACGACTTCGGCGACGTCGCCGCGCGCGACCTGATGGGCGTGCGCGAACTGCTCAGGCTGTGCACGGACCTGATGCAGACCATGCAGTCGGTGCCGCAGGTCGTCATCGCGCGGGTGCACGGCCTGGCGACGGCGGCGGGCTGCCAGCTGGTGGCGTCGTGCGACCTCGCGATCGCTGCCGAATCCGCGGGCTTCGCGCTGCCGGGCGGCAAGGGCGGCTGGTTCTGCCACACGCCGGCGGTCCCGGTGGCCCGCTCGATCGGCCGGAAGCGGCTGATGGAGCTGGCGCTGACCGGCGACGTCATCGACGCGCCCACCGCGCTCGACTGGGGCCTGGTCAACCGGGTTGTGCCCGACGAGCAGCTCGACGACGCCGTCGCGGAGCTGCTGGGCCGGGCGACGCGCGGCAGCCGCGCCAGCAAGACGATGGGCAAGGTGACCCTGTACGCCCAGCTCGACCGGCCCGAGGCGGACGCCTACGCGATCGCTCTGGAGGTCATGGCGTCGGCGTCGCAGCTGCCCGGCGCCCGCGAAGGCATGGCGGCGTTCCTGGAGAAGCGCAAGCCCTCCTGGCCCGACTGA
- a CDS encoding TetR/AcrR family transcriptional regulator, which yields MASRRDWLDAGLVLLAEQGAPAVTVERLTERLGLSKGSFYHHFKGTGGFRTALLEHFETERTTRFVEQAEAAPDGRLGALLKLVLAPGPGLGLEIAVRAWALQDAEARAVQERVDRTRVAYLTEVSGDAGLAQALYLIVVGAGQVVPPLSGRQLKDALELVLGRAK from the coding sequence ATGGCGAGCAGGCGTGACTGGCTGGACGCGGGGCTGGTGCTGCTGGCCGAGCAGGGCGCGCCGGCGGTGACGGTCGAGCGGCTGACCGAGCGGCTCGGCCTGTCGAAGGGCTCCTTCTACCACCACTTCAAGGGCACGGGCGGGTTCCGCACGGCCCTGCTGGAGCACTTCGAGACCGAGCGCACGACCCGGTTCGTGGAGCAGGCGGAGGCGGCGCCGGACGGCAGGCTGGGCGCGCTGCTGAAGCTCGTCCTCGCGCCGGGGCCGGGCCTCGGGCTGGAGATCGCCGTGCGGGCCTGGGCCCTGCAGGACGCCGAAGCGCGGGCGGTCCAGGAGCGCGTCGACCGGACCCGGGTGGCCTACCTGACCGAGGTCAGCGGCGACGCCGGCCTGGCGCAGGCGCTGTACCTGATCGTCGTCGGCGCCGGGCAAGTCGTGCCGCCGCTGTCCGGGCGGCAGCTCAAGGACGCGCTGGAACTGGTACTGGGGAGAGCGAAATGA
- a CDS encoding DUF2867 domain-containing protein encodes MTEPFAEGADYVEFKEIESENSLREFVAGVFGWSPAWVKALFGVRYLLAKALRLETASVPRSGRLRPEDVGFAPGDRVAFFTVRAGDPERYLVAGVDDSHLTGYLTVEAIPRGFRLGTLVHFHNRVGPAYFALIKPFHHLVIRGMLKAGAARTA; translated from the coding sequence ATGACCGAACCGTTCGCCGAGGGCGCGGACTACGTCGAGTTCAAGGAGATCGAGAGCGAGAACAGCCTGCGCGAGTTCGTCGCCGGCGTGTTCGGCTGGTCGCCGGCCTGGGTGAAGGCCCTCTTCGGCGTCCGGTACCTGCTCGCGAAGGCGCTGCGGCTGGAGACCGCGTCCGTGCCGCGATCCGGCCGGCTGCGGCCCGAGGACGTCGGGTTCGCGCCCGGCGACCGGGTGGCGTTCTTCACGGTCCGGGCCGGCGATCCCGAGCGCTACCTCGTCGCGGGTGTCGACGACAGTCACCTGACCGGGTACCTGACGGTCGAGGCGATCCCCCGCGGCTTCCGGCTCGGCACGCTCGTGCACTTCCACAACCGCGTCGGCCCGGCCTACTTCGCGCTCATCAAGCCGTTCCACCACCTGGTGATCCGCGGGATGCTCAAGGCCGGTGCCGCTCGGACAGCGTGA
- a CDS encoding NUDIX hydrolase, which translates to MDPIQRVASREVYRNNWMTVREDEIRRSDGSPGIYGVIDKPSYALVIAQDGDRFRLVEQFRYPLGERRWEFPQGTAPNLADVPPAELAVRELREETGLRAGSMVPLGKLDVAAGMSSQRGWVFLATDITEGEPEREHEEQDMRSAWFARADVEKMILAGEITDAQSIAAWAQLTLSERHRP; encoded by the coding sequence GTGGACCCCATTCAGCGTGTCGCGTCCCGCGAGGTGTACCGGAACAACTGGATGACCGTGCGGGAGGACGAGATCCGCCGCTCCGACGGCTCGCCGGGCATCTACGGCGTGATCGACAAGCCGTCGTACGCACTGGTCATCGCCCAGGACGGCGACCGGTTCCGGCTGGTCGAGCAGTTCCGCTACCCGCTCGGCGAGCGGCGCTGGGAGTTCCCGCAGGGCACCGCGCCGAACCTGGCGGACGTGCCGCCTGCCGAGCTCGCCGTGCGTGAACTGCGCGAAGAGACCGGGCTGCGGGCCGGCTCGATGGTCCCGCTCGGCAAGCTCGACGTCGCCGCCGGCATGAGCAGCCAGCGGGGCTGGGTGTTCCTCGCCACGGACATCACCGAGGGCGAGCCGGAACGCGAGCACGAGGAACAGGACATGCGCAGCGCGTGGTTCGCCCGCGCCGACGTCGAGAAGATGATCCTCGCCGGCGAGATCACCGACGCGCAGTCGATCGCGGCGTGGGCGCAGCTCACGCTGTCCGAGCGGCACCGGCCTTGA
- the nucS gene encoding endonuclease NucS — translation MRLVIARCQVDYAGRLTAHLPMATRLLLVKSDGSVSVHSDDRAYKPLNWMSPPCWLIEDGKLWIVENKQGEKLVISIEEVFHDYSQALGAEPGLQKDGVEAHLQELLAEHIKTLGDGYTLVRREFPTAIGPVDIMARDAEGRSVAVEIKRRGEIDGVEQLTRYLELLNRDPLLAPVQGVFAAQIIKPQARTLAEDRGIRCLTLDYDELRGIESDEFRLF, via the coding sequence GTGCGTCTCGTGATCGCGCGGTGCCAGGTCGACTACGCCGGCCGGCTGACCGCCCACCTGCCGATGGCCACCCGCCTGCTGCTCGTCAAGTCCGACGGCTCGGTGTCGGTGCACTCCGACGACCGTGCGTACAAGCCGTTGAACTGGATGAGCCCGCCCTGCTGGCTGATCGAGGACGGCAAGCTCTGGATCGTGGAGAACAAGCAGGGCGAGAAGCTGGTGATCTCGATCGAAGAGGTCTTCCACGACTACTCACAGGCCCTGGGCGCGGAACCGGGCCTGCAGAAGGACGGCGTGGAAGCGCACCTGCAGGAACTCCTGGCCGAGCACATCAAAACCCTGGGCGACGGCTACACACTGGTCCGCCGCGAATTCCCGACGGCGATCGGCCCGGTCGACATCATGGCCCGCGACGCCGAAGGCCGTTCGGTGGCGGTCGAGATCAAGCGCCGCGGCGAAATCGACGGTGTCGAGCAGCTGACGCGGTACCTGGAGCTGCTCAACCGCGACCCGCTCCTGGCGCCGGTGCAGGGCGTGTTCGCGGCCCAGATCATCAAGCCACAGGCCCGCACACTGGCCGAGGACCGCGGAATCCGCTGCTTGACCCTGGACTACGACGAGCTGCGCGGCATCGAGTCCGACGAGTTCCGGCTGTTCTGA
- a CDS encoding DUF1653 domain-containing protein: protein MEPGRYVHYKGGEYEVVGVARHSETEEELVVYRALYGERGLWVRPKAMFAGTVETPAGRVPRFRRAAD, encoded by the coding sequence GTGGAGCCGGGGCGGTACGTCCACTACAAGGGTGGCGAGTACGAGGTGGTGGGCGTCGCCCGGCACAGCGAGACCGAAGAGGAACTCGTGGTGTACCGCGCGCTCTACGGCGAGCGCGGGCTGTGGGTGCGGCCGAAGGCGATGTTCGCCGGGACGGTGGAGACGCCCGCCGGGCGCGTGCCGCGCTTCCGGCGGGCTGCGGACTGA
- a CDS encoding sodium:solute symporter family protein — translation MLVLADANLRLDASAIDYIELAFYFVLVLGIGYLARRQVSSSLDFFLSGRSLPAWVTGLAFISANLGAVEVMGMSANGAQYGLPTVHYFWIGAIPAMLFLGIVMMPFYYGSKVRSVPEFMRRRFGKPAHLVNGVSFAAAQILIAGANLFLLASVVNLLLGWPLWVSIIVAAAIVLSYTALGGLSAAIYNEVLQFFVIVIALVPLTIIGLVKVGGWQGLVDKVTNSPGGTAQLHSWPGDNLTGFGNSLLSVLGIVFGLGFVLSFGYWTTNFVEVQRAMASKSMSAARRTPIIGAFPKMLVPFIVIIPGMIAAVTVSEYVKDKQVLLDGGKAESGVTFNNALLLLMRDLLPNGMLGIAIAGLLASFMAGMAANLSSFNTVFTYDIWQTYVKKDKPDHYYLNLGRVVTSAGTILAIGTAFIASNSGNILNYLQDLFSFFNAPLFATFILGMFWKRMTPHAGWSGLVLGTASAITIWGLSQAGVIGLEGQGTSFVAAGVAFVVDIVVSVVVSLATKPKPDEELVGLVYSLTPKETRQHDSTGENAGWYRKPGLLAGIVLVLTIALNVIF, via the coding sequence GTGCTCGTCCTAGCCGATGCGAACCTGCGACTCGACGCGAGCGCGATCGACTACATCGAATTGGCGTTCTACTTCGTTCTCGTGCTGGGCATCGGGTACCTGGCGCGGCGGCAGGTGTCGAGCAGCCTCGACTTCTTCCTGTCCGGCCGGTCGCTGCCCGCCTGGGTCACCGGCCTGGCGTTCATCTCGGCGAACCTCGGCGCGGTCGAGGTGATGGGCATGTCGGCCAACGGCGCCCAGTACGGCCTGCCGACCGTGCACTACTTCTGGATCGGCGCCATCCCGGCGATGCTGTTCCTCGGCATCGTGATGATGCCCTTCTACTACGGCTCCAAGGTCCGCAGCGTCCCGGAGTTCATGCGGCGGCGCTTCGGCAAGCCGGCCCACCTGGTCAACGGCGTCAGCTTCGCCGCGGCCCAGATCCTCATCGCGGGCGCGAACCTGTTCCTGCTGGCCAGCGTGGTGAACCTGCTGCTGGGCTGGCCGCTGTGGGTGTCGATCATCGTCGCCGCCGCGATCGTGCTCTCCTACACCGCGCTCGGCGGCCTCTCCGCCGCCATCTACAACGAGGTCCTGCAGTTCTTCGTCATCGTCATCGCGCTGGTGCCGCTGACGATCATCGGCCTGGTCAAGGTCGGCGGCTGGCAGGGCCTGGTCGACAAGGTGACCAACAGCCCGGGCGGCACCGCGCAGCTGCACTCGTGGCCCGGTGACAACCTGACCGGCTTCGGCAACAGCCTCCTTTCGGTGCTGGGCATCGTCTTCGGCCTCGGCTTCGTGCTCTCCTTCGGCTACTGGACGACGAACTTCGTCGAGGTCCAGCGTGCGATGGCGTCCAAGAGCATGTCGGCCGCGCGGCGCACGCCGATCATCGGCGCGTTCCCGAAGATGCTGGTGCCGTTCATCGTGATCATCCCCGGCATGATCGCCGCGGTCACCGTGTCCGAGTACGTCAAGGACAAGCAGGTGCTGCTCGACGGCGGCAAGGCCGAAAGCGGCGTCACGTTCAACAACGCGCTGCTGCTGCTGATGCGCGACCTGCTGCCCAACGGCATGCTCGGCATCGCCATCGCCGGTCTGCTGGCCTCGTTCATGGCCGGTATGGCGGCGAACCTGAGCTCGTTCAACACGGTCTTCACGTACGACATCTGGCAGACGTACGTGAAGAAGGACAAGCCGGACCACTACTACCTGAACCTGGGCCGCGTGGTGACGTCGGCAGGCACGATCCTGGCGATCGGCACCGCGTTCATCGCGTCGAACTCCGGCAACATCCTGAACTACCTGCAGGACCTGTTCTCCTTCTTCAACGCGCCGCTGTTCGCGACGTTCATCCTGGGCATGTTCTGGAAGCGGATGACCCCGCACGCCGGCTGGAGCGGCCTGGTGCTCGGGACCGCGTCCGCGATCACGATCTGGGGCCTGTCGCAGGCCGGGGTGATCGGCCTGGAAGGCCAGGGCACCAGCTTCGTCGCCGCCGGTGTCGCCTTCGTGGTCGACATCGTGGTGAGCGTCGTCGTCTCGCTGGCGACCAAGCCGAAGCCGGACGAGGAGCTGGTCGGCCTGGTCTACTCGCTCACGCCGAAGGAGACCCGCCAGCACGACTCGACCGGCGAGAACGCGGGCTGGTACCGCAAGCCGGGCCTGCTCGCGGGCATCGTGCTCGTCCTGACCATCGCCCTGAACGTCATCTTCTAG
- a CDS encoding DUF3558 domain-containing protein — MFLDVRRRRFPKLFLLVTALALPLTACGPDLGKSNFARTTVPAAAGSGQVADGPITDPAVAAGVLRTIQPCQFLTKDALGGLGLGTAGDDPSPSSIAFDTCSNKVKDPGGKEIRLELEIGSTVAPRADKTTGAAGGLPLRVNKTGDTDCTVAAMTALNPDLALEVSVTYAGDPCRPGQALVEAVVQKLHNSPEKYSTPAGTVLTADPCAMADAAAVTAVVPSAKPAPSGLHSCEWKDRGPSVTVGFRPGLPPLAGDGYSKVDLGGGVTAFQKQQTGGSARCKVEWQHRPWQGDDVELAQVDYQGYDDNDGDPCGKAVAVAKNVVTKLPKP, encoded by the coding sequence GTGTTCCTCGACGTTCGGCGCCGCCGTTTCCCGAAGCTGTTCCTGCTGGTCACCGCGCTCGCGCTGCCGCTGACGGCGTGCGGGCCGGACCTCGGCAAGTCCAACTTCGCCCGGACGACGGTGCCCGCCGCGGCCGGCTCCGGCCAGGTCGCCGACGGCCCGATCACCGACCCCGCCGTGGCGGCCGGCGTGCTCCGCACGATCCAGCCGTGCCAGTTCCTGACCAAGGACGCCCTCGGCGGGCTGGGCCTCGGCACGGCCGGGGACGACCCGTCGCCGTCGTCCATCGCCTTCGACACCTGCAGCAACAAGGTGAAGGACCCCGGCGGCAAGGAGATCCGGCTCGAGCTCGAGATCGGCAGCACCGTGGCGCCGCGGGCGGACAAGACGACCGGGGCGGCCGGCGGCCTGCCGCTGCGGGTGAACAAGACCGGCGACACCGACTGCACGGTCGCCGCGATGACGGCGCTCAACCCGGACCTGGCGCTCGAGGTGTCGGTCACCTACGCCGGTGACCCCTGCCGCCCCGGGCAGGCGCTCGTCGAGGCCGTCGTCCAGAAGCTGCACAACTCGCCGGAGAAGTACTCGACGCCCGCGGGCACCGTGCTGACCGCCGACCCGTGCGCGATGGCCGACGCGGCGGCGGTGACCGCCGTCGTGCCGTCCGCGAAGCCCGCGCCCTCGGGCCTGCACTCGTGCGAGTGGAAGGACCGGGGCCCCTCGGTGACGGTCGGGTTCCGGCCGGGCCTGCCGCCGCTGGCCGGCGACGGTTACTCCAAGGTGGACCTCGGCGGCGGCGTGACCGCCTTCCAGAAGCAGCAGACCGGGGGTTCGGCCCGGTGCAAGGTGGAGTGGCAGCACCGGCCGTGGCAGGGCGACGACGTCGAACTGGCCCAGGTGGACTACCAGGGCTACGACGACAACGACGGCGATCCGTGCGGCAAGGCGGTGGCCGTGGCGAAGAACGTGGTCACCAAGCTCCCCAAACCCTGA
- the dhaK gene encoding dihydroxyacetone kinase subunit DhaK, giving the protein MKKIINDPANVVAESLRGLAAAHADVLRVQYDPDVVIRADAPVAGKVAVISGGGSGHEPLHGGFVGRGMLAAAVPGAVFTSPTPDAVQAAVTATTGEAGALLIVKNYTGDVLNFETAAELAAAEGLEVRSVVIDDDVAVKDSTYTAGRRGVGGTVLLEKITGAAAERGDSLDAVTALAQKVIGQVRSIGVALTAPTVPHAGTPSFDLADDEIEFGIGIHGEPGRERLSAEPADALVARMVEAVVSDLPFASGDRVLLFTNSMGGTPLVELYLAHGIAERLLADRGIVVERRLVGPYITSLEMQGMSLTLLKLDDELTELWDAPVNTAALRWGL; this is encoded by the coding sequence GTGAAGAAGATCATCAACGATCCGGCGAACGTGGTCGCCGAGTCGCTGCGGGGCCTCGCCGCAGCGCACGCCGATGTCCTTCGTGTCCAGTACGACCCGGACGTCGTGATCAGAGCCGACGCCCCGGTCGCGGGGAAGGTCGCCGTCATCTCCGGCGGTGGGTCCGGGCACGAGCCGCTGCACGGCGGCTTCGTCGGCCGGGGCATGCTCGCCGCCGCCGTGCCCGGCGCGGTGTTCACCTCGCCGACGCCGGACGCGGTGCAGGCCGCGGTCACCGCGACCACCGGCGAGGCGGGCGCCCTACTCATCGTGAAGAACTACACCGGCGACGTGCTGAACTTCGAGACGGCCGCCGAGCTGGCCGCCGCCGAGGGCCTCGAGGTGCGCAGCGTGGTGATCGACGACGACGTCGCGGTCAAGGACTCGACGTACACCGCCGGCCGCCGTGGGGTCGGCGGCACGGTGCTGCTGGAGAAGATCACCGGCGCCGCCGCCGAGCGCGGCGACTCGCTCGACGCCGTGACCGCGCTGGCGCAGAAGGTGATCGGCCAGGTCCGGTCGATCGGCGTCGCGCTCACCGCGCCGACCGTGCCGCACGCCGGCACCCCCAGCTTCGACCTCGCCGACGACGAGATCGAGTTCGGCATCGGCATCCACGGCGAGCCCGGTCGCGAGCGGCTGTCGGCCGAGCCGGCCGACGCGCTGGTGGCGCGGATGGTCGAGGCCGTCGTGTCGGACCTGCCCTTCGCCTCGGGCGACCGCGTGCTGCTGTTCACCAACTCGATGGGCGGCACCCCGCTCGTCGAGCTCTACCTGGCCCACGGCATCGCCGAGCGGCTGCTGGCCGATCGTGGGATCGTGGTCGAGCGCCGGCTGGTCGGCCCGTACATCACCAGCCTCGAGATGCAGGGGATGAGCTTGACGCTGCTCAAACTGGACGACGAGCTGACCGAGCTGTGGGACGCGCCGGTCAACACCGCGGCCCTGCGGTGGGGGCTCTGA
- the dhaL gene encoding dihydroxyacetone kinase subunit DhaL gives MACTAEGVAAAVRAAAAVVAEHRVELIDLDRAIGDGDHGENLNRGFAAVVAALDSAVPDTPGGVLKLVATTLISKVGGAAGPLYGTAFLRASAKLGAAADLDVPALLDALRAGLEGVQARGKAVGGDATMVDALIPAVAAAEKAAEGGDVAAVLTAAADAADTGAESTVDLVPRKGRASYLGERAVGHLDPGARSSALLLRAFAEAAR, from the coding sequence ATGGCCTGTACCGCCGAAGGGGTCGCGGCCGCGGTGCGCGCCGCCGCCGCGGTGGTCGCCGAGCACCGCGTGGAGCTGATCGACCTCGACCGCGCGATCGGCGACGGCGACCACGGCGAGAACCTCAACCGCGGTTTCGCGGCCGTCGTGGCGGCGCTGGACTCCGCGGTTCCGGACACCCCCGGCGGGGTGCTGAAGCTCGTCGCGACGACGTTGATCTCCAAGGTCGGCGGGGCCGCGGGGCCGTTGTACGGCACGGCTTTCCTGCGTGCGTCGGCCAAGCTGGGCGCGGCCGCCGACCTCGACGTCCCGGCGCTGCTGGACGCGCTGCGCGCCGGCCTCGAAGGCGTCCAGGCCCGCGGCAAGGCGGTGGGCGGTGACGCGACCATGGTCGACGCCCTGATCCCCGCGGTGGCGGCCGCGGAGAAGGCGGCCGAGGGCGGCGACGTCGCCGCGGTGCTGACCGCGGCGGCCGACGCGGCCGACACCGGCGCGGAGTCCACTGTGGACCTCGTGCCGCGGAAGGGCCGGGCGTCCTACCTCGGCGAGCGGGCGGTGGGGCACCTCGACCCCGGCGCCCGGTCGTCGGCCCTGTTGCTGCGGGCGTTCGCGGAGGCCGCCCGGTGA
- the dhaM gene encoding dihydroxyacetone kinase phosphoryl donor subunit DhaM, with protein MSVGIVLVSHSAKLAEGLAELAAQMAPDVTIVPAGGLSDGSIGTDYDEVVAATQRADSGDGVVLLYDLGSAQMTAELAVESLADPSAAIVADGPLVEGAIAAAVAAQAGRDRKAVAEAAAAAGLPEDLAPPAGDDADTADTAEIELELHNEVGLHARPAAVLVRTLSGFDAEVTVRLGDQEADGHSVLALMSLGARQGDRIRVRARGPQASAALEKAKELVDGNFGE; from the coding sequence GTGAGCGTGGGAATCGTGCTCGTGTCGCACAGTGCGAAGCTCGCCGAAGGCCTCGCCGAGCTGGCCGCCCAGATGGCGCCGGACGTCACCATCGTGCCGGCCGGCGGCCTCTCCGACGGCTCGATCGGCACGGACTACGACGAGGTCGTCGCCGCCACCCAGCGCGCGGACTCCGGCGACGGCGTCGTGCTGCTCTACGACCTCGGCAGTGCCCAGATGACCGCGGAGCTCGCCGTCGAATCGCTGGCCGATCCCTCGGCCGCGATCGTCGCCGACGGCCCGCTGGTCGAGGGCGCGATCGCCGCGGCCGTCGCCGCGCAGGCCGGGCGGGACCGCAAGGCGGTGGCCGAAGCCGCCGCGGCGGCCGGCCTCCCGGAGGACCTGGCGCCGCCCGCCGGAGACGACGCCGACACCGCCGACACCGCCGAAATCGAACTGGAGCTGCACAACGAGGTCGGGTTGCACGCCCGGCCCGCCGCGGTGCTGGTGCGCACGCTCAGCGGGTTCGACGCCGAGGTGACCGTGCGGCTCGGCGACCAGGAGGCCGACGGCCACAGCGTCCTGGCCCTGATGTCGCTCGGCGCCCGCCAGGGCGACCGGATCCGCGTCCGGGCGCGCGGGCCGCAGGCTTCCGCCGCGCTGGAGAAGGCGAAAGAGCTGGTGGACGGCAATTTCGGCGAGTGA
- a CDS encoding 3-hydroxyacyl-CoA dehydrogenase family protein yields MARDISTVGVVGLGTMGAGIAEVLARSGLDVITVELDEAGVARGRGHLEHSTERALAGGKLDAAGRAALLGRIRYRTSLSDLSEVDLVIEAIPESLELKAEVFAELDKITRPEVVFASNTSSLSITEIGVHTARPGKVVGMHFFNPAPVLKLVEIVKTVVTEPDVVAEVVEFAERLGKVPVVIGDRAGFIANALLFGYLNHAVRMYEQRYATREDLDAAMRFGCGYPMGPLALLDLIGLDTANEILDTMYHQSRNRLHAPAPLLKQMITAGLLGRKTGRGFYTYDAPDSPNVVVDAAAASTVEGAPPRPVARVGVIGTGTMATGIAEVFAKRGLDVVLRARSLEKAQASVARVKKSLDKAVVRGKLSEEDAALALARITPVTDFEALADVDLVIEAVAEELAVKQAVFAALDEVVRPGVVLATTTSSLPVIECAASTSRPADVIGLHFFNPAPVMKLVEVVSTIATAPDVVATASAVCAAVGKHAVHCGDRAGFIVNALLFPYLNDAVKMLEAHYAGADDIDTAMKVGCGLPMGPFELLDVVGLDVSLAIQRTLYNEFREEGFAPAPLLEHLVTAGRLGRKTGKGFKDY; encoded by the coding sequence ATGGCGCGGGACATTTCGACGGTCGGTGTGGTCGGCCTGGGCACCATGGGGGCCGGCATCGCCGAAGTGCTCGCGCGCAGCGGGCTCGACGTGATCACGGTCGAACTCGACGAAGCCGGGGTGGCCCGCGGCCGCGGCCACCTCGAGCACTCCACCGAACGCGCGCTCGCCGGCGGCAAGCTGGACGCGGCCGGGCGTGCGGCGCTGCTGGGCCGGATCCGCTACCGCACGTCGCTTTCCGATCTGTCCGAAGTGGACCTGGTGATCGAGGCGATCCCGGAGAGCCTCGAGCTGAAGGCCGAGGTCTTCGCCGAGCTGGACAAGATCACCCGGCCTGAAGTGGTCTTCGCGTCCAACACGTCGTCGCTGTCGATCACCGAGATCGGCGTGCACACCGCGCGGCCCGGCAAGGTCGTCGGGATGCACTTCTTCAACCCGGCGCCGGTGCTGAAGCTCGTCGAGATCGTCAAGACGGTGGTGACCGAACCGGACGTGGTCGCCGAAGTCGTCGAGTTCGCCGAGCGCCTGGGCAAGGTGCCGGTGGTGATCGGCGACCGCGCCGGCTTCATCGCCAACGCGCTGCTGTTCGGCTACCTCAACCACGCGGTGCGGATGTACGAGCAGCGCTACGCCACCCGCGAGGACCTCGACGCCGCGATGCGCTTCGGCTGCGGCTACCCGATGGGCCCGCTCGCGCTGCTCGACCTGATCGGGCTGGACACCGCGAACGAGATCCTCGACACGATGTACCACCAGTCCCGCAACCGCCTGCACGCGCCGGCGCCGCTGCTGAAGCAGATGATCACGGCGGGCCTGCTGGGCCGCAAGACCGGCCGGGGCTTCTACACCTACGACGCCCCGGACTCGCCCAACGTGGTCGTGGATGCGGCGGCAGCGTCCACAGTGGAGGGAGCCCCGCCGCGCCCGGTGGCGCGGGTCGGGGTGATCGGCACCGGGACGATGGCCACCGGCATCGCGGAGGTGTTCGCCAAGCGCGGCCTCGACGTGGTGCTGCGCGCCCGGAGCCTGGAGAAGGCGCAGGCATCCGTGGCTCGCGTCAAGAAGTCGCTCGACAAGGCCGTGGTCCGGGGCAAACTGTCCGAAGAGGACGCTGCGCTTGCCTTGGCTCGCATCACCCCGGTCACCGATTTCGAGGCACTGGCCGACGTCGACCTGGTCATCGAGGCGGTGGCCGAGGAACTGGCGGTCAAGCAGGCGGTGTTCGCCGCACTGGACGAGGTGGTCCGCCCCGGCGTGGTCCTGGCGACGACGACGTCTTCGCTGCCGGTGATCGAGTGCGCGGCCTCGACGTCCCGGCCCGCCGACGTGATCGGCCTCCACTTCTTCAACCCGGCCCCGGTGATGAAGCTGGTCGAGGTGGTGTCGACGATCGCGACCGCCCCGGACGTGGTGGCGACGGCGAGCGCGGTCTGCGCCGCGGTGGGCAAGCACGCGGTGCACTGCGGCGACCGCGCGGGCTTCATCGTCAACGCGTTGCTGTTCCCGTACCTCAACGACGCGGTGAAGATGCTGGAGGCCCACTACGCGGGCGCGGACGACATCGACACGGCCATGAAGGTCGGCTGCGGCCTGCCGATGGGCCCGTTCGAGCTGCTGGACGTCGTCGGCCTCGACGTCTCCCTGGCCATCCAGCGGACGCTCTACAACGAGTTCCGCGAAGAAGGCTTCGCGCCGGCGCCGCTGTTGGAGCACCTCGTGACAGCGGGGCGGCTGGGCCGGAAGACCGGGAAGGGCTTCAAGGACTACTGA
- the tsaA gene encoding tRNA (N6-threonylcarbamoyladenosine(37)-N6)-methyltransferase TrmO yields MTSYQVHPVARIESPLTDRAAAPKQGDEGAPPSRVVFDPAFTAAAADLRPGDRLVLLTWLHEADREVQAVHPRSDPDRPLQGVFSTRSPDRPNPIGLHTVTVTAVEGGTVTVTGSEAIDGTPVLDVKPVLGEVTER; encoded by the coding sequence GTGACGAGCTACCAGGTGCACCCGGTGGCGCGCATCGAGTCACCGCTGACGGACCGCGCGGCGGCCCCGAAGCAGGGCGACGAGGGCGCGCCACCGTCCCGGGTGGTGTTCGACCCGGCGTTCACCGCGGCGGCGGCCGACCTCCGCCCGGGCGACCGCCTGGTCCTCCTGACGTGGCTGCACGAGGCGGACCGCGAGGTGCAGGCGGTCCACCCGCGCAGCGACCCGGACCGGCCGCTGCAGGGTGTGTTCTCGACGCGCTCTCCGGACCGTCCGAACCCGATCGGCCTCCACACGGTGACGGTGACGGCGGTGGAGGGCGGCACGGTGACCGTCACCGGCTCCGAAGCCATCGACGGCACGCCGGTCCTCGACGTGAAGCCGGTCCTCGGCGAGGTGACCGAGCGCTGA